The following coding sequences lie in one Acropora palmata chromosome 3, jaAcrPala1.3, whole genome shotgun sequence genomic window:
- the LOC141876775 gene encoding uncharacterized protein LOC141876775: MYPMKREGINRSLLMGSNLVHLKAMDDARSRVVSTLLKEPKVTSQERLIAGAKHRIENGENTFATMGKVNESEQIVGKNVEKVSRVMNIQEGRANPFEYFRQHRFDEKVDLAGWFLGPITACEIGSRLFSSSNIVRLFLANNLLRNEGGKAIAEGLEQNCSVKELDLSGNLLGQSATSSIGEMLQKNKTLEKLNLSRNDLTDQDVKFFLSCLDQRTVLKDLDLSHNILADEFAQQMSLILEENIALEKLSINSNHLEGTGLLALLPGLQKTLTLRALNISWNYLHDEGAEILGKIIAENQSLVEISACGNLFTEGAACCLADGVSNNSKLNILRIGQNMISNSGVHEFFSVLSSFNPSITRLEILDIDGIIIDKKCKDILETELAGKFPLLRVIHFSFIDKMTHLPWKNYGNR, from the coding sequence ATGTATCCGATGAAAAGGGAAGGAATCAATCGTTCTCTTTTGATGGGTTCGAACCTGGTGCATTTAAAAGCGATGGATGACGCTAGATCACGAGTTGTATCCACTTTACTTAAAGAACCTAAAGTTACCAGCCAAGAACGATTGATAGCTGGTGCAAAACACAGAATTGAGAATGGCGAAAATACATTTGCTACAATGGGAAAAGTGAACGAATCTGAACAGATAGTTGGGAAAAATGTCGAAAAAGTTTCGCGTGTCATGAATATTCAGGAGGGAAGGGCAAATCCGTTTGAATATTTTAGGCAGCACCGTTTTGATGAGAAGGTTGATCTGGCCGGATGGTTTCTTGGTCCCATTACAGCCTGTGAAATTGGTTCAAGATTGTTTTCGTCGTCGAATATAGTGCGCTTGTTTCTCGCTAACAATCTTCTCCGTAATGAAGGTGGAAAAGCTATCGCTGAAGGTCTTGAACAAAATTGCTCTGTTAAAGAGTTGGACTTATCTGGAAACTTGCTGGGACAAAGTGCTACGTCATCAATTGGAGAAAtgctgcaaaaaaacaaaactttagaGAAACTTAATCTATCTAGAAACGACCTAACGGACCAGGATGTGAAATTCTTCTTGAGTTGTCTCGACCAAAGAACTGTGCTTAAAGACCTCGACTTGTCGCATAACATTTTAGCCGACGAATTTGCGCAACAAATGTCGCTTATTTTAGAGGAAAACATTGCTCTCGAAAAACTTTCCATAAATTCGAATCATTTGGAAGGAACAGGCCTACTAGCTCTGTTGCCAGGACTACAAAAAACCCTAACACTGCGTGCGTTGAACATTTCCTGGAATTATTTGCATGATGAGGGTGCTGAAATTCTTGGTAAAATAATTGCTGAGAATCAAAGCCTAGTTGAAATTTCAGCTTGTGGGAATTTATTTACTGAAGGAGCCGCATGCTGTCTCGCAGATGGGGTCAGCAATAACTCTAAATTGAACATTCTCCGTATAGGCCAAAATATGATCAGCAATTCTGGGGTTCATGAATTTTTCAGCGTTTTATCGTCGTTCAACCCTTCCATAACTAGATTAGAGATCTTAGATATCGatggaataataattgacAAAAAGTGCAAAGACATTCTGGAGACTGAGTTGGCCGGGAAGTTTCCTTTGCTGAGGGttatccatttttcttttatagaTAAAATGACGCATCTACCGTGGAAAAATTACGGGAATCGTTAA